Within Lolium rigidum isolate FL_2022 chromosome 5, APGP_CSIRO_Lrig_0.1, whole genome shotgun sequence, the genomic segment TTTAGAACACATGAACTTCTGTTTCCACTGTTAGCCTCAAAATGGAGATTAATCTCTATGTTCCCAATTCACATGCTATTAGGTCATGTTTCACTTAGCATTATGTCAAGTTGGTATTGATAACAAATAAAATTAACTGTTTATTTATAGATAGAAAACATCTATCCTTTTCTTTTATATGTTTTTAGGGAAGCAAATTGCTAGTGATCGATAAGGGTAGCAAGCCCTAATGATGGCGCACAAGCCGGCCGGAAACACCAGTTCCCCCTGCTTTCCAGGAAAGGACGGCCCACCCACTGACAAGAGCCTACTTGTGATGGGCCCACTGTCTGCGAGCCAGACACCAGCGGGGCCCGAACGTTTTTCTTTTTGGCAAATGGCTGACAGGAAAAGAAATTATAAAAGAAACTCATTTACATTGTTATTATTCTGACAAGATCATAGTACATGCAACACCAAATGCAGTTTCTGAGATTCTGGCTAGTGCAAATGTCATGCTTGCTCCCCTGAAAACCATTGCCTGTGCTTGTACTTTTGCAAGCATCTGCCCACGTTGCAAGGTGTGCAACTTGTATAGCATCTAATTAATGGCACTCATGAGCCTTGATTAATAGTGTGGTTTATTATAAACCTTTAACGTACGAGACCCCTTTTTTTGTAGATGACATTATCATGTTGAAGAAAATTCAGTTAAAAGCAAGAAGATCTGAAGATGGGGAGAGAAACAACATCCTGGTTTCTGCAACTCCAAATCGAAATGTCGGCTTAGACCACAAAAGGGTGCAGACTTTCGGGCCACCAGGTCCCTGTCAACAGCACACTAAAAAAGAGGGTGGAAGTGTTGGACTGTCAGATCATATGATTCTCCTCATACTATGCCTGTCAACAAATTCCTCATAACGTGTGCAAATGCATGACGTGGAAAATCACTAAAAGAGCACGAACATGTCGTGATAATAAGCTCGATTTTAGTAACTCAGTTCTGAAAACTCGGGCCGTGTTTGGAACACAGGACCTTTTTTGTTCTACTGGATCAAAAACCGAAAGTCAACCCCAGTATTCAACCAGTAATTGACGATGAAGATGACAAGCCATGATAGCTAAGGAAGAAAAAGCACGAGGAACCTGTGCACAAGTGATTGTATGAAACACAATCCATTTCTGCCAGACAATGGTTCATGTTGACGGCCAATCAGTAAGGGGTTTGGTCCCGTTCGGCGCCGGCACCCCACCTGGTGCTCCTCTGCTCCATGGCTCACACGTTCCCAGGTTTGTCTCTTTGGGCTAGGGAGCAAGGACCTCCCTCTCATGTGCACCTCAGCTGTTGCAATTCACTTGTGCCACTGTAGGTGTATTTCCTTCCAGAGCACATGCTCAATGCAGCAGCTTCCATCAGGATTGCAGTTTAGGGTTCAATCATTGAGCATTGTCATTAACCAATGTCTCTTGCATTCCAGAGACAGATTTCCCTTCCAGAAGAAATTAAGACAGACACAAGATACACCACTGGCGATCAATTTACAATGTTCCAACCTCGGCATTTACACCATCAGCACGCAACAAAATTGAAAAACAAATTATGCAGTGCAGGGATTCTGACAGCGAATGAAAGAGGACAAGGAGCCTGCTTGGTCAGCAGATCGGTTGGGCGGCAGCCAGTGCCGGTGCTTGATCAAAGCAGTTCAACATCAGAACCATCTATGCCAGAGACACAAAATAATCCCTTGCTTAATGAGGTCCCAGCAGGCTGCAAATAGTCGACGCAAACTGGAGACACCACACAGCATTCCCAACGCGCAACTAACCACATCCCACACAAAGCATGCCACCGGGCAAGGGAGAAAACAAATGACAGATAAGACTTGGCACGACAGTAATACCTTGATCTGAAAAGGGGTTTCAAATAAGTGCACATCAGCACAGGTTGGTTTCAACAGAACTAACATCATGAATAGCATGTTTAACTTCCATAAGGTTCCAAGGTAATACTACAAACTTAACCAAGCTACTAATAGGTACCACAAAGCACAAAGCTGGTATCTGCTTTCAAAGGATGACTCCTTTCAAAGGGATCAGCTAGATCCAAATCATGGACACTAGAATCCAGCATTTTGTAGTAAGACCAAGACCAATACGATGTGAAACAAAGCCGTGCACCTCTCGAGGCCCTGCTATCCACCTGAAGCATCTCACGTTGTTGTGCAAAAAAAGCCTCATTGTAATCTTTGTCAAGAACCTCAAAGGTCATTAACTCTAGCACTCTAGCATTTAGTAGAAAGAATGTGGCAAAGTCAACATGTGACTTGATGCCCCGATAATACCGCCAAACAACTGTCTTCAGACAGATGTCGAGAGATCTTATAAGATTCTGGTGTTTACGACGCCACAAGTTGGGTTTCCCTGGTCCACTCGACTAAAAATGAACATAGACAAATAAAAACCAATTATTTCAAAGCAGTAAATCAATGAAAAGAGCACCGAATACTATGAACCAACATCACAGATGAATAGTCACCTGAATGTACAGCTTTTCCAAGCACGGAAAGCATCTCATCAAGTCAATAACAGCATCCAGACTAAGAGCATCCATTTCAACAGCTAAGATCTTGACAGTGCATACCGTTGTTGTAAAGCTATCAACTTTGAATCCCTTCATGAAGCATGAAAGATAACATTAGGCCATATATAAGTGCTGGTACTATGTAATCCATCAGCGCAAAGAAATGCAGCTAAGTGGAAAGGGCACAGCTACCTGAATAACTGTGCTGTCAAACACGAGCCTGGAACTAGAACCAGAAGAAAGGTAGCCTAATGTCTCCATTTTAGGCGCAGAGATTACCGATATAGTCAGGAAACCACAGAAACCAAGTTGGAGCAAACATTTTAGAGAAGGGGCATTCTCAATAACAAGTTCCCTAAATTTGTTATAACCTCTCACACCTATGCTTCGAAGGCTACTGGAATTGATTCGGACACAAGTGAAGCCAGTGCTATTGTGAATCATCAAGCACTCCATAGTGGGGCAAGCAGCAATGAGGGCGTGCAGCGAGGATTCGGAGATGCTGACCATTTTAAGCGCGAGCTTCTGAAGCTTGGGGAAGTGAAGCGCTTGGACGGTGCTGTCAGCAAGGTGGCACTGTCCGATGGTGGCAACACGGAGGGTGTCAGAAAAGCAGAAGGCAGCCGCCGGCAGTGGCTGCGGCGTTGCCGGTGGAAATGGTAAGTTATACGTGTAGCTGCACAGCTCAAGCTCCTGGAGGTTGTCGAGGGCAGGGGACCGGAGCCAGGCGTCGGCTCGGTCGCCGTGGAGATGGTACACGGGCGCGCAGAAGCGGCGGCCGGGACCCTGGTGGACGGCGAGGATGCGCGATATGATGGCGTCGAGGGCATCCTTGTGGAATAGGTACGGAGTGCAGTGGAGGTTGAGAGGGGCGGAGCGCCAGAGGCGGCGCCACCGGGAGGCGaggacctgggtgcgcgcgcCTTCCTTGGTGGGGAGGAGGGAGATGATTTCCCCGAGGACGGCGTCGGGGAGGTCGCTGATTCGGTCGCTGCCGCCTCCTTCCGctccgggcagcggcggcggcggcggctcctggtCCTGGTCCCCCGCCGTAGGTCCTTCTGGAGCCGCCCCCGCCTCGAGCGAACCCAGTCCCGCGAACTTCCTCTTCCTAGAGCACGGGCCGCTGGCCTCGATCTCCATCGTCGGCGGCCACGAGGAAGAGGCTAGGGTCTGTCTGGGGCGGCGCCGCCGGAGCGGGCGACGAGTTGGTGTTGCGGCGGTTTGGAGAGAGGTACAGGGTGAAATGAAATGGAGGCCCAGCACGGCCCAGTACTAGAGCCCGGTCCAGTGGCTGCTAGTCTAGAGCTATGGATTTTGTCCATTTTactgaaagaaaaaaaatcaaactttAAAGGAGAAACTAACTACTCCCTCCGGCGAAACGTTTTCTTGACCTAGAAGTCAGGCGATCGGCGATCgtctggcggctagggtttcctgcCTCCTCGTCGGCTTTCGTCGGCGCGGAGTCCTCTCTTTCCAGTTGATCTGGGTGGTTCTCTCCCGTTATTGGTGATCGAGTATGTCGTCGTCTCAAGGAAGTGCTACGATCCCGTCTGGCGGTTCTGGTTCGAAGCAACATGGCAACCTGATGATCTGCTGATGCGGCTCGGGATAGAAGAGGATGAGATAGATGATCTCGTCTTCAAGGATGAGGAGGACGTGCCCAAACAAGGTATGAAGTGGACTGCTCTGGCTAGGGTTCATACTGCAAACAGTTTTAATTCCCAAACCTTCGAACAACATATGCGTGTGGCATTGAGTCCGACTCAGGAAATTATTTTCACACCACTAGAAGATAAGCTTTTCTCTGTGCAATGTTCTTGCCTTGGGGATTGGATTAAGGATGAACAAGGGGGGCCTTGGTTATTCCGACAGAATGCTGTATCGATTGAACCATATGATGAGTTGGCTCCAACTGATTCAGTCGACCTGAATTTCATCAATGTCCGGGTTCGCATTCATAAACTTCCAATAGGTTATAGAAAGGAGTCTTTGGTCAGGAATTTGGTTGAGAAGAAGGTCGGTAAGTGCCTATCTGTTGAACTACATGTGCAAGGGATGGGTAATTTCGTTCACGTCAGAGTCAGAGTTCGACTGGATGTCAGAATGCCTTTGGCTAGAGTGGTTACTGTATCTCGAGACAAGCAGCGAGAATTCTATGCGCTGAAATTATTCGTAATGATCTGCTAGCGGTGGCTGTGTGGTATATATGGTGGGAACGCAGGCAAGTTCCTCATGGCGAAACTGTTCAGTCTCCTCCTTGATCAGCACAGGCAATCGCTGTTTTAACTCTCAATTATTGCAGGgcaaagaagaagaaagatgGGGTTGATAGGACCGGCTGGGTGAAACCAAGAGAGGACTATGTCAAGCTGAAGGTGGACGCGGGTTTTGTGTGAACTCGGGATCAGGAAGTACATGTGCTATTATTAGGGATGATCATGGAAGGTTTATCGCTGCGAGTTGCTGTGGAATTCCTCATGTCTCTGACCCGTCCACGGCGGAAACCGGGCTCTTCGGGATGGTCTTATCTTGGCAGGTCAAGTAGGATGCAACCGTATTGAGGTGAATTCTGATTGTATGGATGTTATTGAGGTGATGACTCATGGTGGGAATTCTCTAGGTCCAGCGGCAGCTATCTATGAAGATTGTACTCTCCTCTGTCGTAGTTTTACTCAGGTTATCTTTAGTCACACCCCTAGAGAGGCAAATTTGGCAGCACATATGTTTGCTAGAAATAGTGTTGGCGACGTGTCAACTGTGTGGCACGAAGACCCCCCTGATTTTATTGTAAGTGTGCTGACAAACGATGTAACGATACTATAAGCGGCAAGTTAAGTGTGCTGACAAACGATGTAACGATACTATAAGCGGCAAGTTTCtttcgcactcttttccttaccagggtaccaagcggattggaaggtttttaatgaggcggcttgtttGCTTTTTTAATGAAGTGGTTTGGATTTAAAAAAAactaactactccctccatttctaaAATAAatgctcaactttatctagatacgaagGTATACAgtaatattttagttatagatacatgtgtatctaaAAACAGTGGATCAGCTCTTGCTGAGACGAAGGGAGTTAAAAAAAAGACCTATATTGCACGTTTGCTACATAGTAGAACTTGGAAAAGAGGAGTGCAATactctaaaatttcaaaaaatgaaTTACTTTTACATTGCGCATTGGTGAATAATTTTTAAGAAAATACCAATATATGTGGCCTATACAAAAATGTCACTTCAAGTAATACTTTAATGATTCTTCACAAAAAAAGTAATACTTTAATGATTAGAATTCTACTTTTCAAATAAATACAGATTCTTACTTTTTTGTACACCACATACGGCTTGCTTTAAAATTTGTGCACAGTAAAAGTATCAAGACAATATTTACATGCGTGaattatttcaaaatttgaaatagaatttttattttggaaaaacTAGGTCTACCCGGTCCCGTGTCCACCAAATCCAGATCGAGCGCAACACCCTATTCTACGCACCTATTTCATATACATGAAGAAATGGCTGAGAATTTATGAGAATATAACGTGAGAAAAAATTAAAAAGAGATGAGCTCCGAGCCGAGACCCGAGAGGCGGCGGATTAGGGTTATACTATTTCTCAACGAATATTCGGATTGGCGTATTAGGGTTACAGTACACTTCTTGGAGCATCTCTAACGGGCCGAGCCAAATCAAACCAAAATGTGTTCATTTTGGTGGCAAGTCGGACAACCCAGAGGCCCATGTCCGGGCTAGCTCAACTAATATCCGATTTAGTATTTATGGGTGGAGTATTAGGCAGCCTTGACGCAAGGTCGTCGCACATCTCCCACACTATGGGAATTGGGGCAGTACCGTCCATGAAGCCTTGCACCTCCACCACCGCAGCGCCTCGTGGATGTGGTCGCAAAGCCGCATCACTCCGATACACCCCGCTCGACATAGTACCATGACCTTCCACCTCGATCCTAGCAAGGAGTGCCCACCACAGTCGTCGCCAGCTCTAGGCGACATCCATGCTACATCAGCCCCAACCCTGCTGGCCCGGATCAGGCCCGGATAGGCCTAGATCGGGCCCACACCAACTCCTCCCGCTCCCTCCATGCCAGCGCCGCCGGGAACCACCACGGGCGCACTGAGCGCGGAAGCGACGAACCTCTGCTCGCCAAGGACTCCTCCCTGGCAGAGACACTCCGCGCCGCCGGACTTGCTGACGCATCTCGTTGCTCCCCTCCGCTGGCTACCTCGCCGAGATCTGCCACTCCTCAAGGCACCCGCAATGCGCCAGCACGGACAAccgaaacacgcgtcgccgaccgcCTGACCTCCCAGCGCCGCCCAGAAGATGTCACACCTCCGCGCGTAGGGGGGGCGTCGAGGCGCGCCCACCCTCACCCGCCGCCTTCGGTGGCCGGGCATGGCCGGCGCTGGTAACAGCCGAGGGGACGAGCTCGGGCCGAGCCTTTCTAGGGTTGAGTCGCCCGCGCGAGGCGACCCAGGGGGAAGGCAGCCACAAAGGATTATGAAACCTCAATTTATTTTCATTGTCAGATCGTATGATTCTTGAGAGAAGATTGGGAGGAGCAAACCTATTTTGTCAACAAATTGCTCATAACGTGCAGAAATGTATGCTCTTGGACAACCGTTGAAAAGAGCATAAACAAGGTATGGCATACTCGATTAGTGTATGTTCGTCGCGGTTATTGTGAATTTTCCCCTTCCAAAGCAGAAACCTCATGCCAAAAAACGTCCCCGAAGACCCTGTACAATGGTCCATGGCCGACGGCCAGTCAGTTAGGGTATCTCAACGGGGGCGACACAAATCGGATGTAAAAATGACCACGTGTCTCCGTTTTGCGTCGGCTCGTAGACACGAAAATAGTTATTTTTGACTACGCGTCTATCTGCGTCGGGTGCCCCCAGCCGATACATattattttttaacattttttcaTTCATCAATTGAAAACCATaatttacatataaaataaatgaaaaataGAAAGAAACAAATGCTAAAATGAAAACGGCTAGGCCCCTAGCCTACTTGTCGCCCCTCAGAGCGGTTGATGACCCGGCCCCGTCGTTGCATCCCTCCCTCCTCCGCTTCTCCACCGCCGCCCGCCACTGCATCCGATGCGCGGTCGCCAGAGCTCGGCGGGCTGCCGCGTCCTCCAGTAGCCGTTGCCACAACGTCGTGTTGGCGGTCATCCTTGGCCTTTTTTAGCGTCTCGAAGGACACAACTAAGGCTCGCTGCTCTGCTACTTTCTTCTGCGGGTCAGACCCAATCTAGTCATCATCGCCGTCATCGTCCGACTCCTCCTCTACGGCCGCCGCCTCCCAGCGGGGTTGCTACTCCGCGACGAATGCtacgtgggccgcccgctcctcctccgcctcttgctTCGCGTCAGCCATGAACTTCGCGTTTATCGCCGCGTCGATAACGTCGTCCACGCTATCTTCATTCTCACCGTCGAATTTGTTGGTGCTGTCGGTCGGAGGAGGTGCAGGCGGAGTAGCTTGGCCACCGCCGGCGCTGCTCATCATGGCAAAGGTGGTGGCAGAGGAGAGGTGCGAGGCGGCACTACAGTGGAGATTTTGCAGCTGCTAGGGTTGAGGTAGGGATGAGGCAGCCGAGGGCACGCCCCTTTTTATTTACGCAGGAGGAAGCCGAGGGGCACGACACGCTTGGCAACGACATTAATTTCATTGGCAGAGGTGGGCGAAGGtcgctcggcaggcgaggcatcgtcattaacgtggcgcagagtgccgaaaTGATGCCTCGTCGCCACTACTGGTGCGCCTGAGAAGATGCATTGACCTAGGTCGGTCCTTGGGAGAAGCGAGCAGTCACGCGACCGTGTCTGCCCAGACGCATGGAGGCGTATATTTGGGCCGCGTTTGCATCTCGACAGACACCCCGATCAATATGCGTCAAATAGCTTGGCCTGGTTACAGACGCATTTTTCGACCGCGTGCTCGCAAACGGACGCTTCGCGCCAGGCGgttagagatgcccttagagcatctccaccggggcaccccatagcggccccgatagctttTTGGCGGCCGGCGgccaaaatgggctcacaccggcgcccCAAAAAGCgtcggctagttttcgagcccaatagaagcgtaggcaactgatgtctacgggtgcttctattcttgtagacagtgttgggcctccaagagcagaggtttgtagaacagcagcaacttttcccttaagtggatcacccaaggtttatcgaactcagggaggaagaggtcaaagatatccctctcaagcaaccctgcgatcacaatgcaagaagtctcttgtgtccccaacacacctaatacacttgtcagatgtataggtgcactagttcggcgaagagatagtaaaacacaggtggtatagatgatggtaatattgcagaaagtaaagatacagtaaaacagtaaacaagcggcgccagaaaataacttgctagcgtgggaagcaattctttatggtggaaacaaggcctagggatcatactttcactagtggacactctcaacattgatcacataataaataagttctcttccttgtgctacatatactcttgttggatgatgaacaccactaattgtgtaggattacacgaaccctcaatgccggagttaacaagctccacaacattcgatattcatgtttaagtaaccttagagtataataaatctttgcaaaatagaccaagtactaacatagcatgcacactgtcaccatcacactacgaaggaggcatagatcacatcaatactatcatagcgataatcaactccataacctacaagagattatgatcatagcctacgacaagaactacacgatgcacacactgtcaccattacaccatgcaggaggaatagactactttaataacatcacatgagtagcacatagataaatagtgatacaaaacacattgcaatcataaagggatataaataagcacttcactatgccattcataacagtgaataagtattctgtgaaatatagcctaagagacccacacggtgcacacaccgtcacctttacacacgtgggacaaggagtttccggagatcacataagtaaaacccacttgactagcataatgacatctagattacaagcatcatcatatgaatctcaatcatgtaaggcagctcatgagattattgtattgaagtacataggagagagatgaaccacatagctaccggtacagccccgagcctcgatggagaactactccctcctcatgggagcagcagcggtgatgaagatggcggtggtgtcgatggaggagccttccgggggcacttccccgtcccggcggcgtgccggaacagagactcatgtcccccagattttggcttcgcgatggcggcggctctggaacttttctcgtaccgtggcttcttcctctcggggttttaggtcagggagcttatataggcgaagaggcggagtcagaagggctaaggggggcccacacaacaggccggcgcgccccccctcaggccgcgccgccttagtgtgtggggccctgtggcccccc encodes:
- the LOC124655847 gene encoding F-box/FBD/LRR-repeat protein At3g26920-like, whose translation is MEIEASGPCSRKRKFAGLGSLEAGAAPEGPTAGDQDQEPPPPPLPGAEGGGSDRISDLPDAVLGEIISLLPTKEGARTQVLASRWRRLWRSAPLNLHCTPYLFHKDALDAIISRILAVHQGPGRRFCAPVYHLHGDRADAWLRSPALDNLQELELCSYTYNLPFPPATPQPLPAAAFCFSDTLRVATIGQCHLADSTVQALHFPKLQKLALKMVSISESSLHALIAACPTMECLMIHNSTGFTCVRINSSSLRSIGVRGYNKFRELVIENAPSLKCLLQLGFCGFLTISVISAPKMETLGYLSSGSSSRLVFDSTVIQGFKVDSFTTTVCTVKILAVEMDALSLDAVIDLMRCFPCLEKLYIQSSGPGKPNLWRRKHQNLIRSLDICLKTVVWRYYRGIKSHVDFATFFLLNARVLELMTFEVLDKDYNEAFFAQQREMLQVDSRASRGARLCFTSYWSWSYYKMLDSSVHDLDLADPFERSHPLKADTSFVLCGTY